The Streptomyces sp. NBC_00224 genome contains the following window.
AGGATCAGCGGGACAGGGCCGCCGCGTCCCCCATCACGACCACCGGGGTGCGCGCCGGGTCGAGCGCGCGCAGCAACTGCCGCATGCGGTCCCGGGGAAGGGCCACACAGCCGTGCGTCGGGCCGCCGTGGTCGACGTGCAGCCAGATCCCGCCGCCACGCCCGGCGCCCAGCGGCCGGGTCCAGTCCAGCGGGGTGGTGCCGGGCTTGCGGTTGTAGTTGACCGCCACCACGTAGTCGAAGGACCCGGCGAGCGGCTCGCCCTCGACGCCGGTGCCGCGCGCGGTGAAGGCGGAGCCGTGGTCGTACGGCAGCCGGGTGCCGGGGTCGGCGAGGCGGCCGCCCGCGTCGGTGAGGCCGAACACCCCGACGGGCGAGCGCAGATCGCCCGCCCGGTGCTCGCCGGTCCAGCCGCGCGCCGCGTTGCGGGCGGGCCAGGGCCCGTCGGCGGGCAGCCAGCCCTTGACCCGGTCGCGGGTGTAGAGGACGGCGGTGGCCCGGTCGGCGTCGGGCCCCTCGCCGGTGACGACGAGCGCCTGGGTGCTGGCGGCGGGGATACGGGCGCGGGTGGCGGGGCCGAGCGCGGGTATCTCGCGGGGGCGTACGGGTTCGGGCGCGGCCCGCCCGGCGTGCGCGCCGCCGCCGGAGTCGGTGACGGGGTCGGTGACGGGGTCGGTGACGGCGTCGGTGCTCACGTCGGCGAGCGTGCCGGTGCCGTCGCCCTCGTCCCGGACGCCCTGGCCGTCGTGGCCGCACCCGGTGAGCAGCAGGGCCGCCAGCGCGAGGGCGACCGAGACACCCCGGGCGGTACGAACGGACATGGCGGAGCCTCTCTTCGCGGCGCGGTCGATGGCGGTCACCTGCCCCTCCTCTTGGGGGTGGGGGCCTCGGTGGGCTGGGCGAGGTCGTAGGTCGCGCCGTCCAGGAGCGCGGCCGCCTCGGCGGCCTGCCGGTCGGGCCCGGTGCCGTTGACGCACAGGGTGGCGTACAGCACCGTCGTGGGATCCGCCGTCGCGCGCGTGGTGGTGTAGTAGGCGGTGGCGCCCACCCGGCGGCAGCCCGGCGGCACCTCCCGGGCGCGTTCCATGGGCGTCCCCGATGGCAGCGCCTCGGTACCGTCCCTGCCGCCCGGCAGCCCCCACAGCGACAGCAGCAGGCCGTCGGGGGCCAGCCGGTCCACCGGCTCGCACAGCACACCGGATCCGTCGGACTTCTTCAGCTCCGAGCAGGCCTGCTCGTACGACCTCAGCGGCTGCGCGGCCACATAGCCCGACGGCAGCGTCTTGGTCTTCTGCGCGGCCCCGTCGGGCAGCCGCAGCGCGGCCCAGGACGCGGGCAGCCGCAGCACCAGACCGCCGAGCTCGGGGAAGTCGGCCCGCACTCCGGCGGGTTCGGTCACCGCCTGCGGCGGGGACGCGGCCGGGGGCACCTTCTCCGGCTCGGTCCGCAGCGCGTCCGGCAGCAGCGCGCCGGCCGCCACCAGCGAGACCACCGCGACGGCCGCACCCCCGGCGGCCCGCCGCCGCCTGCGCCGCGCCAGCCGCCCGTGCACCTTGTCCAGGCGGGTCGCGGGGGCGGGCAGCCGGGGCACGGCCCGTTCGAGGAGGACCCGCAGCGCCTGCTCGTCGTCGTCCGGCCCGGGGAAACGGTCGTCACTCATGGCGCTCCTCGATCAGTACGGGCAGCAGCGTCCGCAGGGTGCGCAGTGCCTTGGCGGCCTGGCTCTTGACCGTGCCCGGCGCACAGCCGAGCACCGCCGCCGTCTCCTCGACACCCAGGTCCTCGAAGTAGCGCAGCACCACTACCGCGCGCTGGCGGGCGGGCAGCGCGCGGACGGCCGCCGCCAGCGACTGCTCCAGGTCCACGCCCTCGTACGCGTCGAACTGCCCGGCGGCGTCCGGGAGTTCGCCGTGCGGGACCTCGCCCCGCCAGCGCCGCCGCCACCAGGAGGTGTACGTGGTCACCAGCGTCTTGCGCAGATACGCCTCGGGGTGGTCGTCGGCTATCCGGTGCCACTTCGGCCAGACCTTGGCGAGCGCCGTCTGGAGCAGGTCCTCCGCCAGGTGCGCGTCGCCGGTCAGCAGCCAGGCCACCCGCAGCAGCCGGGGTCCCCGGGCGGCGACGAACTCCTCGAATCCGTCGGGTGCGTCGGGGGCCATCGTCGTGTCCTCGTCTGTCTGTCCGGGCTCTCACACCTGTCGAACGCGGTGGGGTGCCGGGCGGGTTGCCCCGGACACGAAGAAGGGCCCGGATCCACAGTGGATCCGGGCCCTTCGCCGTAGGAGGAGTGCGTACGTCTGCGGGCCGCCCCAGGGGGATTGCCGCGCAGCGGCATTCTTAGGGGCGCGGGGAACTGCGCGAGCAACCACACACCACCCGCAGACGAACCCCGGGCTTACTTCTCCGTGCCCTTGGCCGCGACCGGCTTGCGGAGCTGGATGTTGAGCTCGCGCAGACGCGACTCCTCCAGCTCGCTGGGCGCGCCCATCATCAGGTCCTGCGCGTTGCCGTTCAGCGGGAACGCGATCGTCTCGCGGATGTTGGGCTCGTCCGCGAGCAGCATCACGATGCGGTCGACGCCCGGGGCGATGCCACCGTGCGGCGGGGCGCCCAGGCGGAACGCCTTGAGCATGCCGCCGAACTCGCGCTCCACGGTCTCCCGGTCGTAGCCCGCGACCTCGAACGCCTTGAACATGATCTCGGGCTCGTGGTTACGGATCGCGCCCGAGGACAGCTCGATGCCGTTGCAGACGATGTCGTACTGCCATCCCAGGACGTCCAGCGGGTCCTGGGTCTGAAGGGCCTCCAGGCCGCCCTGCGGCATCGAGAAGGGGTTGTGCGAGAAGTCGATCTTGCCGGTCTCCTCGTCCTTCTCGTACATCGGGAAGTCGACGATCCAGCAGAACCGGAAGACGCCCTCCTCGAACTGGCCGGAGCGCTTCGCGGCCTCGACGCGGACCGCGCCCATGATCTTGGAGACCTCGTCGTACTCGCCCGCGCCGAAGAACACGGCGTGCCCGGCGGCCAGGCCGAGGCGCTCGGTGAGGACCTTGATGTTCTCCTCGGTGAGGAACTTCGCGATCGGGCCCGCGAACGTGCCGTCCTCGCCGACGCGGATCCAGGCCAGGCCCTTCGCGCCGTGCTCCACCGCGTACTCGCCCAGGCCGTCGAAGAACTTGCGGGACTGGCCCGCGACGTCCGGCACCGGCAGCGCGCGCACGTGCTTGCCCGCGAACGCCTTGAACTCCGAGCCCTCGAAGACGTCGGTGATGTCGACGAGTTCGAGCTTGGCGCGCAGGTCCGGCTTGTCGTTGCCGTACTTCAGCATCGACTCGCGGAACGGGATGCGCGGGAACGGCGAGGTGACGTGGCGGCCGCCGCCGAACTCCTCGAACAGCTCGGTCATGAGCTTCTCGATCGGCTGGAAGACGTCCTCCTGCTCGACGAAGCTCATCTCGACGTCGAGCTGGTAGAACTCGCCCGGCGAGCGGTCCGCGCGGGCGTCCTCGTCGCGGAAGCAGGGCGCGATCTGGAAGTAGCGGTCGAAGCCCGAGATCATCAGCAGCTGCTTGAACTGCTGCGGGGCCTGCGGCAGCGCGTAGAACCTGCCGGGGTTCAGCCGGGACGGGACGACGAAGTCGCGGGCGCCCTCGGGGGAGGTCGCGGCGAGGATCGGGGTCGCCATCTCGTTGAAGCCGAGCGCGGTCATCTTGTGGCGCATCGCCGAGATGACGGCGGAGCGCAGCATGATGTTGCGGTGCATGCGCTCGCGGCGCAGGTCGAGGAAGCGGTACTCCAGGCGCCGCTCCTCGTTGACGCCGTCCTCGGCGTTGATCGTGAACGGCAGCGGGCCGGCCGCGCCGAGCACCTCGACCTCGCCGACCTCGATCTCGACCTCGCCGGTCGGCAGGTCCGCGTTCACGTTCTCCGCGCCGCGCGAGACGACCTTGCCGTCGATCCGGACGACGGTCTCCTTGGAGAGCTTGTCCAGGACCTCCGCGCCGGCCGTGCCGGGGCGGGCGACGAGCTGCGTGATGCCGTAGTGGTCGCGCAGATCGATGAAGAGGATGCCGCCCAGGTCTCGGCGATTGTGCAGCCAGCCGCTCAGCCGGACGTCGGCGCCGACGTCGGAGGCGCGGAGCTCGCCGCAGGTGTGGGACCTGTACCGATGCATTTCTTCATCCAGTTCTTCGCGTGACAGGCGGGAAACAGTCCCTCCAGGTTACCGGCCGGGCCGTACACCTCTCGCCGGTATATATCGGGCTGCCTACAGTGGGGATCATGCGCACCGAGGACGTCCTGGCTGCGATCGCCACCGGGCTGTGGCGCTGGGACAACGCGTCCGGAACGGTCACGCTCGACGCCGAGGCCGCCCGCCTGCTCGGCCTGCCCCCCGAGCGGGCCGTACTCACCGAGGCCGCCGTGCGCTCCCGCTTCCACCCGGTCGACTGGAACGAGGTCGACCAGATCGTGGCCCTCGCGGTCGCGGAGGGCACCCTCGCCGAGGCCCGGATGCGGATCATGGACGAGAACGGCCGGGTGCTGCGTACGGTACGCAGCCGCTCCAAGCCGCTGCGCAAGGACACCCCGGACGGGGTGGACTACGTGCTGGTCGGCACCCTCCAGGAGGTCGCGGGGCCGCAGCCCGGCACCACGGCCGCGCACACCCCCATCACCGGCGACTGGCGCCGCTCCCGCGAGGCGTTCCTGCTGGACGCGGGGCGGGCACTGGCCGAGGCCCGCTCCACGGCCGAGGTGCTGCGGGTGGCCGCCTCCCTGTCCATGCCGGGCTTCTCGCCGGACGGGCTCGCCGTCTTCGGGGTCGCGGGCGACCGCCTCTCGATCATCGGCCACCACGGGCACAACCCGGGCGACGACGGCCCCTTCGCGGACATGCAGCTCGACACGGACTACCCGGCCGCCGACGTCGTACGGACCGGCCGGGCCATCTACCTCCCCAGCCCCGAGGAGTACCGCCGCCGCTACCCGGCCACCTGGCCGCTCGCCCAGCGCTTCGACCGCCAGTCCTGGGCCTTCCTGCCGCTGATCGTGGCCGGGAGGACCATGGGCACCTGGATGGCGGCCTTCAAGCACCCGGTGGCGTTCACGCCCGACGAGCGCTCGGTCCTGACGACGGTGGCGCGCATGCTGGCCCAGGCGCTGGCGCGGGCGGGCGAGGCCGAGTCCGAGCGGGAGCTCTCGCTCGGCCTCCAGCGCTCGATGATGCCCACGCTCGGCCCCGAGATCCCGGGGATGACGGTCGCCGCGCGCTATGTGCCGACCGGCGGCGGGCTCCAGGTCGGCGGCGACTGGTACGACATGATCCCGCTGCCGTCCGGACGGTTCGCCCTGGTCATCGGGGACGTCCAGGGGCACGACGTACGGGCCGCCGGGCTGATGGGCCAGCTCCGCATCGCCCTGCGGGCGTACGCGAGCGAGGGCCACCGCCCCGACGCGGTCCTCTCGCGCGCCTCGCGCTTCCTGTACGGGATCACCGAGTCGTACGGGGAGTCCTACCGGGGCGACGACGACCACCCGCGCTTCGCGACCTGCCTCTACATCGAGGTCGACCCGGCGACCGGCACCCTCGACATCGCCCGGGCCGGCCACCCGGACCCGGTGATCCGCACCGCCGAGGGCACGGCCCTGATCCGCCAGACGTCCGGCGGCCTCCCCCTGGGCATCGAGGCGGACTCGGACTACCCCACCACCCGGCTCGTCCTGGAACCGGGCGAGACGATGATGATCTGCACGGACGGCCTGATCGAGACCGGCGGCCACGACATGGCCTCCGGCTGGACCCGGCTGCGCCCGATCCTGGAGGAGGACAACGGGGACAGCCTGGAGAAACTCGCGGACGCCCTGGTCCAGGCGGTGCACGGCCCGCCCTCGCACCACACGGTGGGCCCGCTGGCCGACCGCCGCGAGGACGACATCGCGGTGCTGCTGCTGTGCCGCAACAGCGATCTGTGCGGCTGCGGCACGGCCCTGGGCGCCGGGGCCGTCCCGGCCCGCCGCACCGCCGTGACCGTCGCCCAGACCGAGCCGCACCGCATCGCGGGAGTCCGCCGCGAGCTGCGCGAGCTGCTGCACGACTGGGCGGACGACGAGCAGGTGGACGCGGCGGTCCTGATGGTCTCCGAGATGGTCACCAACGTCCTGGTCCACACGGACGGCCACGCGCTCCTGGTCGCCGAGGCCACCGGCACCCCGGGCACGCGCCGGCTGCGGGTGGAGGTGGCCGACGCCAGCGACGACCTGCCGCACAAGCGCCGCCCCGGCGAGATGGCGTCCAGCGGGCGCGGCCTGGTGCTGATGGAGATGCTCGCGGACCGCTGGGGGGTCGACCCCAGGGGCGAGGGCAAGTCGATCTGGTTCGAGCTCTACGAGGGGCCGGACGGGGAGTCGGCCGGGGGGTCGGCCGGTCCCGGCGGCTCCTCGGTGGCGTAACGCTTCCGCAGCTCGCCGAGCACGCCGAACCCGGCGGCGGCGACGGGCACGGCGAGCAGCATCCCGACCAGCCCGGCCACACTGGCCCCCGCCGTGATGGCGATCATGATCATCGCGGGATGCATCTGCACGGTACGGCTCTGGATCATCGGCTGGAGAATGTGCCCCTCCAGCTGCTGTACGGCGAGGACGACCCCGAGCGTCCACAGCGCGATGGCGATGCCCCGGTCGGCGAGCGCCACGAGGACGGCGACGGCGCCGGAGACGAAGGCGCCGAGGTAGGGGATGTAGGCGCCGATGAAGACGAGCGCTCCCAGCCCCACGGCACCGGGCACCCTGAGGATCAGCAGCCCGACGGTGATGCAGAGGGCGTCGATGAGGGCGATGATCGTGGTCCCCCGCATGAACCCCTCCACGGCCTCGAAGGCGCGCCGGGCCATGGCCTCGACGGTGGGGCCGGTGCCACGCGGGGCAAGGGAGTGGGCGAGGCCGACGGCCCGGTCGGAGTCCTTGAGGAAGAAGAAGGTCAGAAGCAGCGAGAGAACACCGGTAGCGATGAGCGAGCCGACGATGCTGAGCCCGGTGAGCAGCCCCGAGGCGGCGGTGGCGCCGAACTTCCCGAGCAGCTCCTTGGCGTTGTCGGCGAGGCTCGACACCCCGTCGCCACTGGCGACCCCGAAGTGATCGGCGAGCCACCGGCCTGCTTGCCGCAGGGAGTCGATGATCTGGTCGCCGGTGTCGATGAGGGCGCTGACGAC
Protein-coding sequences here:
- the aspS gene encoding aspartate--tRNA ligase, producing the protein MHRYRSHTCGELRASDVGADVRLSGWLHNRRDLGGILFIDLRDHYGITQLVARPGTAGAEVLDKLSKETVVRIDGKVVSRGAENVNADLPTGEVEIEVGEVEVLGAAGPLPFTINAEDGVNEERRLEYRFLDLRRERMHRNIMLRSAVISAMRHKMTALGFNEMATPILAATSPEGARDFVVPSRLNPGRFYALPQAPQQFKQLLMISGFDRYFQIAPCFRDEDARADRSPGEFYQLDVEMSFVEQEDVFQPIEKLMTELFEEFGGGRHVTSPFPRIPFRESMLKYGNDKPDLRAKLELVDITDVFEGSEFKAFAGKHVRALPVPDVAGQSRKFFDGLGEYAVEHGAKGLAWIRVGEDGTFAGPIAKFLTEENIKVLTERLGLAAGHAVFFGAGEYDEVSKIMGAVRVEAAKRSGQFEEGVFRFCWIVDFPMYEKDEETGKIDFSHNPFSMPQGGLEALQTQDPLDVLGWQYDIVCNGIELSSGAIRNHEPEIMFKAFEVAGYDRETVEREFGGMLKAFRLGAPPHGGIAPGVDRIVMLLADEPNIRETIAFPLNGNAQDLMMGAPSELEESRLRELNIQLRKPVAAKGTEK
- a CDS encoding L,D-transpeptidase family protein, encoding MSVRTARGVSVALALAALLLTGCGHDGQGVRDEGDGTGTLADVSTDAVTDPVTDPVTDSGGGAHAGRAAPEPVRPREIPALGPATRARIPAASTQALVVTGEGPDADRATAVLYTRDRVKGWLPADGPWPARNAARGWTGEHRAGDLRSPVGVFGLTDAGGRLADPGTRLPYDHGSAFTARGTGVEGEPLAGSFDYVVAVNYNRKPGTTPLDWTRPLGAGRGGGIWLHVDHGGPTHGCVALPRDRMRQLLRALDPARTPVVVMGDAAALSR
- a CDS encoding SigE family RNA polymerase sigma factor, with product MAPDAPDGFEEFVAARGPRLLRVAWLLTGDAHLAEDLLQTALAKVWPKWHRIADDHPEAYLRKTLVTTYTSWWRRRWRGEVPHGELPDAAGQFDAYEGVDLEQSLAAAVRALPARQRAVVVLRYFEDLGVEETAAVLGCAPGTVKSQAAKALRTLRTLLPVLIEERHE
- a CDS encoding SpoIIE family protein phosphatase, with product MRTEDVLAAIATGLWRWDNASGTVTLDAEAARLLGLPPERAVLTEAAVRSRFHPVDWNEVDQIVALAVAEGTLAEARMRIMDENGRVLRTVRSRSKPLRKDTPDGVDYVLVGTLQEVAGPQPGTTAAHTPITGDWRRSREAFLLDAGRALAEARSTAEVLRVAASLSMPGFSPDGLAVFGVAGDRLSIIGHHGHNPGDDGPFADMQLDTDYPAADVVRTGRAIYLPSPEEYRRRYPATWPLAQRFDRQSWAFLPLIVAGRTMGTWMAAFKHPVAFTPDERSVLTTVARMLAQALARAGEAESERELSLGLQRSMMPTLGPEIPGMTVAARYVPTGGGLQVGGDWYDMIPLPSGRFALVIGDVQGHDVRAAGLMGQLRIALRAYASEGHRPDAVLSRASRFLYGITESYGESYRGDDDHPRFATCLYIEVDPATGTLDIARAGHPDPVIRTAEGTALIRQTSGGLPLGIEADSDYPTTRLVLEPGETMMICTDGLIETGGHDMASGWTRLRPILEEDNGDSLEKLADALVQAVHGPPSHHTVGPLADRREDDIAVLLLCRNSDLCGCGTALGAGAVPARRTAVTVAQTEPHRIAGVRRELRELLHDWADDEQVDAAVLMVSEMVTNVLVHTDGHALLVAEATGTPGTRRLRVEVADASDDLPHKRRPGEMASSGRGLVLMEMLADRWGVDPRGEGKSIWFELYEGPDGESAGGSAGPGGSSVA
- a CDS encoding AI-2E family transporter yields the protein MDSVKPLLPDPARRLAAWCVVVLLVTGVAAVAIWLCVVFKTAVTPVLLALLGTALLGPVFRQLLKLRMRRSLAAGLTCVALVAVVGGAGYVVVSALIDTGDQIIDSLRQAGRWLADHFGVASGDGVSSLADNAKELLGKFGATAASGLLTGLSIVGSLIATGVLSLLLTFFFLKDSDRAVGLAHSLAPRGTGPTVEAMARRAFEAVEGFMRGTTIIALIDALCITVGLLILRVPGAVGLGALVFIGAYIPYLGAFVSGAVAVLVALADRGIAIALWTLGVVLAVQQLEGHILQPMIQSRTVQMHPAMIMIAITAGASVAGLVGMLLAVPVAAAGFGVLGELRKRYATEEPPGPADPPADSPSGPS